Proteins from a genomic interval of Pseudomonas silesiensis:
- a CDS encoding sigma-54-dependent transcriptional regulator translates to MNTSPQQKVLIVDDEPDIRELLEITLGRMKLHTFSARNLGEAQALLRSETFDLCLTDMRLPDGTGLELVHYIQQRHPQVPVAMITAYGSLETAINALKAGAFDFLTKPVDLARLRELVTSALRLTAPGSVSNTVDRQLLGDSLPMRSLRKQIDKLARSQAPVYISGESGSGKELVARLIHEQGPRANRPFIPVNCGAIPSELMESEFFGHRKGSFSGAIEDKPGLFQAAHGGTLFLDEVADLPLAMQVKLLRAIQEKAVRSVGGQQETVVDVRILCATHKDLDAEVAAERFRQDLYYRLNVIELRVPSLRERRDDIETLAIHVLKRLAAGSGQPAAKLHPHALDALKSYRFPGNVRELENMLERAHTLCEDKQIEAGDLRLADGNCAAEGGVPDLTQIDNLEDYLENVERKLILQALEETRWNRTAAAQRLNLSFRSMRYRLKKLGLD, encoded by the coding sequence TTGAACACAAGCCCACAGCAAAAAGTCCTTATCGTCGACGACGAGCCGGATATCCGCGAACTCCTGGAAATCACCCTCGGACGGATGAAACTTCACACCTTCAGTGCCCGCAACCTTGGCGAAGCGCAGGCACTGCTGAGGAGCGAGACATTCGACCTGTGCCTGACCGACATGCGTCTGCCGGACGGCACCGGCCTGGAGCTGGTGCACTACATCCAGCAACGCCATCCACAGGTACCGGTGGCAATGATTACTGCCTATGGCAGCCTTGAAACAGCGATCAACGCACTCAAGGCCGGTGCCTTCGACTTCCTGACCAAACCGGTAGACCTTGCCCGCCTGCGGGAACTGGTCACCAGTGCCCTGCGCCTGACCGCACCAGGCAGTGTCAGCAACACCGTCGATCGGCAGCTGCTGGGTGACTCATTGCCCATGCGCAGCCTGCGCAAACAAATCGACAAACTGGCCCGCAGCCAGGCCCCGGTGTACATCAGCGGTGAGTCTGGCAGCGGCAAGGAACTGGTGGCGCGACTGATCCACGAGCAAGGGCCACGGGCCAACCGCCCCTTTATCCCGGTGAACTGCGGGGCGATTCCCTCGGAATTGATGGAAAGCGAGTTTTTCGGTCACCGCAAAGGCAGCTTCAGCGGTGCCATCGAAGACAAGCCCGGCCTGTTCCAGGCGGCGCACGGCGGTACGCTGTTCCTCGACGAAGTGGCTGACTTGCCACTGGCGATGCAGGTCAAACTGCTGCGGGCGATTCAGGAAAAAGCCGTGCGCAGTGTCGGTGGCCAGCAGGAAACCGTGGTCGATGTGCGCATCCTCTGCGCCACCCACAAAGACCTCGACGCTGAAGTCGCCGCCGAGCGCTTCCGCCAGGACTTGTACTATCGGCTGAACGTGATCGAACTGCGGGTTCCGTCCTTGCGCGAACGTCGGGACGATATCGAGACCCTGGCCATCCATGTTCTCAAACGGCTGGCAGCCGGTAGCGGGCAGCCCGCGGCAAAACTCCACCCACACGCTCTCGACGCACTGAAAAGCTATCGTTTTCCGGGCAATGTGCGGGAACTGGAAAACATGCTCGAACGGGCTCACACGCTGTGTGAAGACAAACAGATCGAAGCGGGCGACCTGCGCCTGGCCGACGGCAACTGTGCCGCTGAAGGCGGGGTGCCGGACCTGACGCAGATCGACAACCTGGAAGATTACCTGGAAAACGTCGAGCGCAAACTGATCCTCCAGGCGCTGGAGGAAACCCGCTGGAACCGGACGGCGGCGGCACAGCGGTTGAATCTTTCATTTCGGTCGATGCGCTACAGACTGAAAAAACTCGGTTTGGATTAA
- a CDS encoding sensor histidine kinase: MSAETSSHFSNQAQRLLRLYHLYRLSVGITLVLLISSNMDNQLLRFANDDLLRNGSWLYLVLNILLVVFLGNTRRPTQLFSLALADVLLLCGLFYAGGGVASAIGNLLIVSVAISNTLLQRRIGLLIAAVGALGIVGASLLISFSHPASANDYLQVGTLGALCFAAALLVQGLTRRLEVSENLAEQRASEVVGLEALNALILQRMRTGILVLDDQRQVQLANHSALTLLGREALEGNLIDNYSPALVERLQLWRNNPTLRPQSVKVDGSGLELQPSFIALDQSPHHQTLVFLEDLAQIAQQAQQLKLAALGRLTAGIAHEIRNPLGAISHAAQLLQESEELNGSDRRLTQIIQDHSQRMNRVIENVLQLSRRQQTVPQRLDLKSWLERFVAETREGATARQQIHLHIGSGDFKTLMDPNQLTQVVDNLVRNGWRHSIQLHDQAQVWLELFVDRASQLPILEVRDDGTGVAPDHQAKLFEPFFTTSTQGTGLGLYLSRELCESNQARLDFKPRQGGGCFRITFAHGRKQS; the protein is encoded by the coding sequence GTGAGCGCTGAGACGTCCAGTCACTTCAGCAATCAGGCCCAGCGGCTGCTGCGGCTCTACCATCTTTATCGTTTAAGCGTCGGCATCACCCTGGTGCTGTTGATCTCCAGCAACATGGACAACCAGTTGCTCAGATTCGCCAATGACGATCTGCTGCGCAATGGCAGCTGGCTGTACCTGGTACTCAATATTCTGCTGGTGGTATTTCTAGGGAATACCCGGCGCCCTACGCAATTATTCAGTCTGGCCCTGGCCGACGTGCTGCTACTGTGCGGCCTGTTCTACGCCGGCGGCGGCGTAGCCAGCGCCATCGGCAACCTGCTGATCGTGTCGGTGGCGATCAGCAACACTTTGTTGCAACGGCGTATCGGCTTGCTGATTGCCGCTGTCGGCGCGCTCGGCATCGTCGGGGCGAGCCTGCTGATAAGCTTCAGCCATCCGGCCAGCGCCAACGACTACCTGCAAGTCGGTACGCTGGGCGCCCTGTGCTTCGCCGCAGCACTGTTGGTACAAGGCCTGACCCGGCGCTTGGAAGTCAGTGAAAACCTGGCCGAGCAACGGGCCAGCGAAGTGGTCGGCCTCGAAGCCCTCAATGCGCTGATCCTGCAACGCATGCGCACCGGCATCCTGGTGCTCGACGACCAGCGACAGGTCCAACTGGCCAACCACAGCGCGTTGACACTGCTGGGTCGGGAAGCACTTGAAGGCAATCTTATCGATAATTACTCGCCCGCCCTGGTCGAACGCCTGCAACTGTGGCGCAACAATCCGACGCTGCGCCCCCAGAGCGTCAAAGTCGACGGTAGTGGCCTGGAACTGCAACCGAGCTTTATTGCCCTGGATCAAAGCCCTCACCACCAGACTCTGGTATTCCTCGAAGACCTCGCCCAGATCGCCCAACAGGCCCAACAATTGAAACTTGCCGCCCTCGGCCGCCTGACAGCCGGCATCGCCCATGAAATCCGCAATCCACTGGGCGCCATCAGTCACGCCGCGCAGCTATTACAGGAATCAGAGGAACTCAATGGCTCGGATCGACGTCTGACCCAGATTATTCAAGACCACTCTCAGCGAATGAATCGGGTAATCGAAAACGTCCTGCAACTGTCCCGTCGGCAACAGACCGTGCCGCAACGGCTCGACCTGAAGTCTTGGCTGGAACGGTTCGTCGCCGAAACCCGAGAGGGCGCGACCGCGCGCCAGCAGATTCACCTGCACATAGGTTCGGGCGACTTCAAAACCCTGATGGATCCGAACCAGCTGACCCAGGTAGTCGACAATCTGGTGCGCAACGGCTGGCGCCATAGCATTCAGCTTCACGACCAGGCGCAGGTCTGGCTCGAGCTGTTTGTCGACCGCGCCAGCCAGCTTCCGATTCTCGAGGTCCGGGACGATGGAACCGGTGTGGCACCGGATCATCAGGCAAAGCTGTTCGAACCGTTCTTCACCACCAGCACCCAAGGGACGGGGCTTGGACTTTATCTGTCCCGTGAGCTGTGCGAAAGCAATCAGGCCCGCCTAGACTTCAAACCACGCCAAGGCGGCGGCTGCTTTCGTATCACCTTTGCTCACGGACGGAAACAAAGTTGA
- a CDS encoding PP0621 family protein — protein MLRLLFWIALIAAAVWLWRKFKTSSSAPKSSAELEAAPMVRCAHCGVHLPRDRALHLQQQWYCSQAHLEQGPGSSER, from the coding sequence ATGCTTCGTTTATTGTTCTGGATCGCCCTGATTGCCGCTGCGGTATGGTTGTGGCGCAAGTTCAAGACTTCTTCCTCCGCCCCCAAGTCCTCCGCCGAGCTGGAAGCAGCGCCAATGGTCCGCTGCGCGCATTGCGGCGTCCACCTGCCGCGGGATCGCGCGCTGCACCTTCAACAACAGTGGTACTGCAGCCAGGCTCACCTTGAGCAAGGCCCGGGCTCAAGTGAGCGCTGA
- a CDS encoding outer membrane protein assembly factor BamD, whose product MQVKHLLLIAILALTAACSSKEVVDENLSEVELYQQAQHDLDNSNYTSATAKLKALESRYPFGRYADQAQLELIYANYKNTEPEAAKSAAERFIRLHPQHPNVDYAYYLKGLTSFDQDVGLLSRFLPLDMTKRDPGAARDSYNEFAQLTSRFPNSRYSPDAKQRMIYLRNLLAAYEIHVADYYLTRQAYVAAANRGRYVVENFQETPAVGDGLAVMTEAYQRLHLDDLANTSLETLKLNYPNHPSLVDGQFKPSVDEADNRSWMSKATLGLIESRPPLPPGETRANQDVQRQYQEAKDAIPSDLKPKDADGDVIEEEEPEPEASNSDRSWFSYMTFGVFD is encoded by the coding sequence ATGCAAGTGAAACACCTGCTGCTGATCGCCATCCTCGCATTGACCGCTGCTTGCTCATCGAAGGAAGTCGTAGACGAAAACCTGAGTGAAGTCGAGCTGTACCAGCAGGCTCAGCACGATCTGGACAATAGCAACTATACCAGCGCCACAGCCAAGCTGAAGGCCCTGGAGTCGCGCTATCCGTTCGGTCGCTACGCTGATCAGGCTCAACTCGAGCTCATCTACGCCAACTACAAGAACACCGAGCCCGAGGCTGCGAAGTCCGCCGCCGAGCGTTTCATTCGTCTGCACCCACAGCACCCGAACGTCGATTACGCCTACTACCTCAAGGGCCTGACCTCTTTTGACCAGGACGTCGGCCTGCTGTCGCGCTTCCTGCCACTGGACATGACCAAGCGGGATCCGGGCGCCGCTCGCGACTCCTACAACGAGTTCGCCCAGCTGACCAGCCGCTTCCCGAACAGCCGCTACTCGCCTGACGCCAAGCAGCGCATGATCTACCTGCGCAATCTGCTGGCCGCTTACGAGATTCACGTTGCCGACTATTACCTGACCCGTCAGGCCTATGTCGCCGCCGCGAACCGTGGGCGCTACGTGGTGGAAAACTTTCAGGAAACCCCGGCGGTCGGTGACGGCCTGGCGGTGATGACCGAGGCCTATCAGCGTCTGCACCTGGACGATCTGGCCAACACCAGCCTCGAAACCCTGAAGCTCAACTACCCGAACCATCCAAGCCTGGTCGACGGTCAGTTCAAGCCTTCGGTCGACGAAGCCGACAACCGTTCGTGGATGAGCAAGGCCACCCTGGGCCTGATCGAGTCCCGTCCACCGCTGCCGCCGGGCGAGACCCGCGCCAACCAGGATGTGCAGAGGCAGTATCAGGAAGCCAAGGACGCGATTCCAAGCGATCTCAAGCCTAAAGATGCAGATGGCGACGTGATCGAAGAAGAGGAACCTGAACCCGAAGCCAGCAACAGCGATCGCTCGTGGTTCAGCTACATGACTTTCGGCGTGTTCGACTGA
- the rluD gene encoding 23S rRNA pseudouridine(1911/1915/1917) synthase RluD, which produces MSDKIELRAEVPSELGGQRLDQVAAQLFAEHSRSRLSAWIKDGRLTVDGAVIRPRDIVHGGAVLELTAEQEAQGEWIAQDIELDIVYEDDDILVINKPAGLVVHPAAGHADGTLLNALLHHVPDIINVPRAGIVHRLDKDTTGLMVVAKTIQAQTQLVTQLQSRSVSRIYECIVIGVVTAGGKINAPIGRHGQQRQRMAVMEGGKQAVSHYRVLERFRSHTHVRVKLETGRTHQIRVHMAHINFPLVGDPAYGGRFRIPPAASVTMIESLKAFPRQALHARFLELDHPTTGKRMSWESPLPDDFVWLLTLLKQDREAFIG; this is translated from the coding sequence ATGTCCGATAAAATTGAACTTCGCGCAGAGGTGCCGTCCGAATTGGGCGGCCAACGCCTCGATCAAGTCGCCGCACAATTATTCGCTGAGCACTCGCGCTCGCGCCTTTCCGCCTGGATCAAAGACGGCCGCCTGACTGTGGATGGGGCGGTTATCCGCCCGCGAGACATCGTTCATGGTGGCGCCGTACTTGAGTTGACTGCCGAGCAGGAAGCTCAGGGCGAATGGATCGCTCAAGACATCGAGCTGGACATCGTCTATGAAGACGACGACATCCTGGTGATCAACAAGCCTGCGGGCCTGGTGGTGCACCCGGCCGCCGGTCATGCTGACGGCACCTTGCTCAACGCCTTGCTGCACCACGTGCCGGACATTATCAATGTGCCCCGCGCCGGTATCGTGCATCGCCTGGACAAGGACACCACCGGTCTGATGGTGGTGGCCAAGACCATTCAGGCGCAGACGCAGCTGGTCACCCAGCTGCAGAGCCGCAGCGTCAGCCGGATCTACGAATGCATCGTGATCGGTGTGGTCACCGCCGGCGGCAAGATCAATGCGCCGATCGGTCGTCATGGCCAGCAACGCCAGCGCATGGCCGTCATGGAAGGGGGCAAGCAGGCCGTCAGCCATTACCGCGTGCTCGAGCGTTTCCGCTCCCACACTCACGTGCGGGTCAAGCTGGAAACCGGTCGTACGCACCAGATTCGTGTGCACATGGCCCACATCAACTTCCCGTTGGTCGGAGATCCTGCCTATGGCGGTCGTTTCCGCATCCCGCCGGCAGCCAGTGTGACCATGATCGAGTCGTTGAAGGCTTTTCCGCGTCAGGCACTGCATGCGCGGTTCCTGGAGCTGGATCATCCGACCACCGGCAAACGCATGAGCTGGGAATCGCCACTGCCGGACGACTTCGTCTGGTTGCTGACGTTGCTCAAGCAAGACCGCGAGGCGTTCATCGGATGA
- the pgeF gene encoding peptidoglycan editing factor PgeF translates to MNDWLIPDWPAPAGVKACVTTRAGGVSLAPFDSLNLGDHVEDSPKAVAENRRRLTEHFSIQPAWLQQVHGIAVAHADPGLVAVADASWTATPGIACTAMTADCLPVLFCDRAGTRVAAAHAGWRGLAAGVLEATLDSLAVPPADVLAWLGPAIGPQAFEVGPEVRETFVQQLPEAANAFVPSQNAGKFMADIYQLARLRLAARGVTAVYGGGFCTVTDPRFFSYRRSPRTGRFASLIWL, encoded by the coding sequence ATGAATGACTGGCTGATTCCTGACTGGCCTGCGCCGGCCGGGGTGAAAGCCTGTGTCACCACCCGTGCGGGCGGCGTCAGTCTGGCGCCGTTCGACAGCCTCAATCTCGGCGATCACGTCGAAGACAGCCCCAAAGCCGTGGCCGAAAACCGCCGCCGCCTCACCGAACATTTCTCTATTCAACCGGCCTGGTTGCAGCAGGTTCACGGCATCGCCGTGGCTCATGCCGACCCAGGCCTGGTGGCTGTTGCCGACGCCAGCTGGACGGCAACGCCCGGTATCGCCTGCACGGCGATGACCGCCGATTGTCTGCCGGTACTCTTCTGCGACCGTGCCGGCACTCGCGTAGCGGCGGCCCATGCCGGCTGGCGCGGGTTGGCGGCGGGCGTGCTGGAAGCCACCCTCGACAGCCTGGCCGTGCCGCCAGCAGACGTGTTGGCCTGGCTCGGTCCTGCCATTGGCCCGCAAGCCTTTGAAGTCGGCCCGGAAGTGCGCGAGACATTCGTCCAGCAACTACCCGAAGCCGCCAATGCGTTTGTGCCGAGCCAAAATGCTGGCAAATTCATGGCTGATATCTATCAGCTGGCGCGTTTGCGTCTGGCCGCCCGCGGTGTCACGGCCGTCTATGGCGGCGGTTTCTGCACCGTGACCGATCCTCGCTTCTTTTCTTACCGCCGCAGTCCTCGCACTGGTCGGTTTGCCTCCCTGATCTGGCTTTAG
- the clpB gene encoding ATP-dependent chaperone ClpB has protein sequence MRIDRLTSKLQLALSDAQSLAVGLDHPGIEPAHLMQAMLEQQGGSIKPLLMQVGFDVNTLRKALTKELDQLPKIQNPTGDVNMSQDLARLLNQADRLAQQKGDQFISSELVLLAAMDENSKLGKLMLGQGVSKKALENAINNLRGGEAVNDANHEESRQALDKYTVDLTKRAEEGKLDPVIGRDDEIRRTIQVLQRRTKNNPVLIGEPGVGKTAIAEGLAQRIINGEVPDGLKGKRLLSLDMGSLIAGAKYRGEFEERLKSLLNELSKQEGQIILFIDELHTMVGAGKGEGSMDAGNMLKPALARGELHCVGATTLNEYRQYIEKDAALERRFQKVLVDEPSEEDTIAILRGLKERYEVHHKVAITDGAIIAAAKLSHRYITDRQLPDKAIDLIDEAASRIRMEIDSKPEVLDRLERRLIQLKVESQALKKESDDAAKKRLEKLQEEIARLEREYSDLEEIWNSEKAEVQGSAQIQQKIEQSRQELEAARRKGDLNRMAELQYGVIPDLERSLQMVDQHGKSENQLLRSKVTEEEIAEVVSKWTGIPVSKMLEGERDKLMKMESLLHQRVIGQDEAVIAVSNAVRRSRAGLSDPNRPSGSFMFLGPTGVGKTELCKALAEFLFDTEEAMVRIDMSEFMEKHSVARLIGAPPGYVGYEEGGYLTEAVRRKPYSVILLDEVEKAHPDVFNVLLQVLEDGRLTDSHGRTVDFKNTVIVMTSNLGSVQIQELVGDREGQRAAVMDAISTHFRPEFINRVDEVVIFEPLARDQIAGITEIQLGRLRARLTERELKLELSPEAMDKLIAVGYDPVYGARPLKRAIQRWIENPLAQLILSGRFMPGDTAKGVVENDEIVFA, from the coding sequence ATGCGTATAGACCGTTTAACCAGCAAGTTGCAGTTAGCCTTGTCCGACGCCCAATCCCTGGCCGTTGGTCTCGATCACCCGGGCATTGAACCGGCGCACTTGATGCAGGCGATGCTTGAACAGCAGGGTGGTTCGATCAAACCGCTGCTGATGCAGGTGGGCTTTGACGTCAACACCCTGCGTAAAGCGCTGACCAAAGAGCTCGACCAGCTGCCGAAAATCCAGAACCCGACCGGCGACGTCAATATGTCGCAGGATCTGGCGCGCCTGCTCAACCAGGCCGATCGCCTGGCCCAGCAGAAAGGCGACCAGTTCATTTCCAGTGAGCTGGTGCTGCTTGCCGCCATGGACGAGAACAGCAAGCTTGGCAAGTTGATGCTCGGCCAGGGTGTGAGCAAGAAAGCCCTGGAAAACGCGATCAACAACCTGCGTGGCGGTGAGGCCGTCAATGACGCCAACCACGAGGAGTCGCGCCAGGCCCTGGATAAATACACCGTCGACCTGACCAAGCGCGCCGAAGAAGGCAAGCTCGATCCGGTGATCGGCCGTGACGATGAAATTCGCCGGACCATCCAGGTATTGCAACGTCGCACCAAGAACAACCCGGTGCTGATCGGTGAGCCTGGCGTCGGTAAAACGGCGATCGCAGAAGGCCTGGCCCAGCGCATCATCAACGGTGAAGTGCCCGATGGCCTGAAAGGCAAGCGCCTGCTGTCCCTGGACATGGGGTCGTTGATTGCCGGTGCCAAATATCGCGGCGAATTCGAAGAGCGCCTCAAATCCCTGCTCAACGAGCTGTCGAAGCAGGAAGGGCAGATCATCCTGTTCATCGACGAACTGCATACCATGGTCGGCGCCGGCAAAGGCGAAGGATCGATGGACGCGGGCAACATGCTCAAGCCGGCACTGGCTCGCGGCGAGTTGCATTGCGTCGGCGCAACCACGCTCAACGAGTACCGCCAATATATAGAGAAGGATGCGGCCCTCGAACGGCGCTTCCAGAAAGTCCTGGTGGACGAGCCGAGCGAAGAAGACACCATCGCTATCCTGCGTGGCCTGAAAGAGCGTTACGAGGTTCACCACAAAGTGGCGATCACCGACGGCGCGATCATTGCCGCCGCCAAGCTCAGCCATCGCTACATCACCGATCGTCAATTGCCGGACAAGGCCATCGACCTGATCGACGAAGCTGCCAGCCGCATCCGCATGGAAATCGACTCCAAGCCGGAAGTGCTGGACCGCCTGGAGCGACGCCTGATTCAGCTGAAGGTCGAATCCCAGGCGCTGAAGAAAGAAAGCGACGACGCGGCGAAGAAGCGCCTGGAAAAACTCCAGGAAGAAATCGCCCGGCTCGAGCGTGAGTACTCGGACCTCGAAGAAATCTGGAATTCGGAAAAAGCCGAAGTCCAGGGTTCGGCGCAGATCCAGCAGAAAATCGAACAGTCCCGGCAGGAACTGGAAGCCGCGCGCCGCAAAGGCGACCTGAACCGCATGGCCGAGCTGCAATACGGGGTGATCCCGGACCTGGAGCGCAGCCTGCAGATGGTCGACCAGCACGGCAAAAGCGAAAACCAGTTGCTGCGCAGCAAGGTGACTGAAGAAGAGATCGCCGAGGTCGTGTCGAAGTGGACCGGCATTCCGGTGTCGAAGATGCTCGAAGGCGAGCGCGACAAGCTGATGAAGATGGAAAGCCTGTTGCACCAGCGTGTGATCGGCCAGGACGAAGCGGTGATTGCCGTTTCCAACGCGGTACGGCGTTCGCGGGCCGGGTTGTCCGACCCGAATCGCCCGAGCGGCTCGTTCATGTTCCTCGGCCCGACCGGGGTCGGTAAAACCGAGCTGTGCAAGGCCCTGGCCGAGTTCCTCTTCGATACTGAAGAGGCGATGGTACGGATCGACATGTCCGAGTTCATGGAGAAACATTCCGTGGCTCGGCTGATCGGTGCGCCACCAGGCTACGTGGGCTATGAAGAAGGCGGTTACCTGACCGAGGCGGTGCGTCGCAAGCCTTACTCGGTGATCCTCCTGGACGAGGTCGAGAAGGCCCACCCGGACGTCTTCAACGTCTTGCTGCAAGTGCTGGAAGATGGCCGCCTGACCGACAGCCATGGCCGCACGGTGGATTTCAAGAATACCGTGATTGTCATGACGTCCAACCTGGGGTCGGTGCAGATCCAGGAACTGGTCGGTGATCGTGAGGGGCAGCGCGCGGCGGTGATGGATGCGATTTCCACGCACTTCCGGCCGGAGTTCATCAACCGGGTCGACGAAGTGGTGATCTTCGAGCCGCTGGCGCGGGATCAGATCGCAGGCATTACCGAGATCCAGTTGGGACGTCTGCGCGCTCGACTGACCGAGCGGGAACTGAAGCTGGAGCTCAGTCCGGAGGCAATGGACAAGCTGATCGCGGTGGGCTACGACCCGGTATACGGCGCACGACCGCTCAAGCGAGCGATCCAGCGCTGGATCGAGAACCCGCTGGCGCAACTGATTCTGTCGGGTCGTTTCATGCCCGGCGATACCGCCAAAGGTGTCGTGGAGAACGACGAAATCGTTTTCGCCTGA
- a CDS encoding NAD(P)/FAD-dependent oxidoreductase, producing the protein MTHRIVIVGGGAGGLELATRLGKTLGKRGTASVMLVDANLTHIWKPLLHEVAAGSLNSSEDELNYVAQAKWNHFEFQLGRMSGLDRTQKKIQLAATYDEAGVELVPARELGYDSLVIAVGSTTNDFGTQGAAQHCLFLDTRKQAERFHQQLLNHYLRAHAGQTDTVEQISVAIVGAGATGVELAAELHNAAHELAAYGLDRIKPENMHITLIEAGPRVLPALPERIGGPVHKTLEKLGVNVMTNAAVSEVTTDSLITADGKVIKASLKVWAAGIRAPGFLKDIDGLETNRINQLQVLPTLQTTRDENIFAFGDCAACPQPGTDRNVPPRAQAAHQQASMLAKSLKLRIEGKALPEYKYTDYGSLISLSRFSAVGNLMGNLTGSVMLEGWLARMFYVSLYRMHQMALYGAFRTAMLMLGSKIGRGTEPRLKLH; encoded by the coding sequence ATGACTCATCGTATTGTCATCGTTGGCGGCGGCGCCGGCGGTCTGGAGTTGGCTACCCGTCTGGGTAAGACTCTGGGCAAACGTGGTACGGCCAGCGTGATGCTGGTCGACGCGAACCTGACCCACATCTGGAAGCCGCTGTTGCACGAAGTGGCGGCCGGCTCCCTGAACTCTTCCGAAGATGAACTCAACTATGTTGCCCAGGCAAAATGGAACCACTTCGAGTTCCAGCTGGGGCGCATGAGCGGGCTCGATCGCACCCAGAAGAAGATCCAGCTGGCCGCAACCTATGATGAAGCCGGCGTGGAGCTGGTCCCTGCCCGTGAACTGGGCTACGACTCGCTGGTCATTGCCGTTGGCAGCACCACCAACGATTTCGGCACCCAGGGCGCGGCGCAACATTGCCTGTTCCTCGACACCCGCAAGCAGGCCGAACGCTTCCATCAGCAATTGCTCAACCATTACCTGCGCGCCCACGCCGGGCAAACCGACACGGTCGAGCAGATCAGCGTCGCCATCGTCGGCGCCGGCGCCACCGGGGTCGAACTGGCCGCCGAGCTGCACAACGCCGCCCATGAGCTGGCGGCCTATGGCCTGGACCGGATCAAACCGGAAAACATGCACATCACCCTGATCGAAGCCGGGCCACGGGTGTTGCCTGCGCTACCGGAACGGATTGGCGGGCCGGTGCATAAAACCCTGGAGAAACTCGGGGTCAATGTGATGACCAATGCTGCTGTCAGCGAAGTGACGACCGACAGCCTGATCACTGCCGATGGCAAAGTGATCAAGGCCAGCCTGAAAGTCTGGGCCGCCGGGATTCGCGCACCGGGCTTTCTCAAGGACATCGATGGCCTGGAAACCAACCGCATCAATCAACTGCAAGTGTTGCCGACCCTGCAAACCACCCGTGACGAAAATATTTTCGCCTTCGGTGACTGCGCGGCCTGCCCGCAGCCGGGCACCGACCGCAACGTGCCGCCAAGGGCCCAGGCTGCGCATCAACAGGCGTCGATGCTGGCCAAATCATTGAAATTGCGCATCGAAGGCAAGGCACTGCCGGAGTACAAGTACACCGACTATGGGTCGTTGATCTCACTGTCGCGTTTTTCGGCTGTGGGTAACTTGATGGGTAACCTGACCGGCAGCGTGATGCTCGAAGGTTGGCTGGCGCGGATGTTTTATGTGTCGCTGTACCGCATGCACCAGATGGCGTTGTATGGCGCGTTCCGCACGGCGATGTTGATGCTGGGCAGCAAGATCGGGCGTGGGACCGAGCCTCGGCTGAAGTTGCACTAA
- a CDS encoding DUF3094 domain-containing protein: MTSRLKPEDQKHVEEYLRLSQHRVERRPFRPWMLLVVVLAVTIGLGLLSRFISYLTL, from the coding sequence ATGACCAGCCGCCTGAAACCCGAAGACCAGAAGCATGTCGAAGAATACCTGCGACTGTCCCAGCACCGTGTCGAGCGCCGGCCTTTTCGGCCGTGGATGCTCCTGGTGGTGGTATTGGCAGTGACCATTGGCCTGGGCCTGTTGAGCCGATTTATCAGTTACCTGACGCTATGA
- a CDS encoding MOSC domain-containing protein, translating to MTPLQALIAEVPQQGRVRWIGVRPERHAPMIELDAVEARLEAGLTGDRARPGIRNARQVTLIQWEHLAVISSLMGRADDHPVLPQDLRRNIVVSGINLFSLKGRRFRIGQAIFETTGWCQPCARLQTNLGPGTFQAVRGHGGITARVLQSGIIRLDDPVRVEPVPDSGYAPFNVG from the coding sequence GTGACTCCATTGCAGGCATTGATTGCCGAAGTGCCGCAGCAGGGTCGCGTTCGCTGGATCGGCGTGCGGCCCGAGCGTCATGCACCCATGATCGAGCTCGATGCCGTAGAAGCACGTCTCGAGGCTGGCTTGACCGGTGATCGCGCCCGACCGGGCATACGCAATGCGCGCCAGGTGACGCTGATTCAATGGGAGCACCTGGCCGTAATCAGTTCGCTGATGGGCCGCGCGGATGACCACCCGGTGCTACCTCAGGACCTGCGGCGCAATATAGTCGTCAGCGGTATCAATCTGTTCAGCCTCAAAGGCCGACGCTTCAGGATCGGCCAGGCGATTTTCGAAACCACTGGCTGGTGCCAGCCCTGTGCCCGCCTGCAAACCAACCTCGGCCCCGGGACCTTCCAGGCCGTGCGCGGACATGGCGGAATCACCGCCCGGGTGTTACAAAGTGGAATCATTCGCCTGGACGATCCGGTGCGCGTCGAGCCCGTCCCGGACAGCGGCTATGCTCCGTTCAACGTGGGGTAA